From the Musa acuminata AAA Group cultivar baxijiao chromosome BXJ3-7, Cavendish_Baxijiao_AAA, whole genome shotgun sequence genome, one window contains:
- the LOC103992251 gene encoding vegetative cell wall protein gp1-like: MAKDAADSKPLGVCERLFNALCFNAAFRPIRRLTFHKQPATADHSDFGMNGHKTDHSPATATKPKPAKLPEPDAITLPPSAKPVRAATAKEQLQKVDPPPPTTDKPIPLPVPPPPLATTYKPGSTTVPRAPEKAVPMPAPPAAVAEPQPAPPTAAVTRTKTINNKAAEFIQSSRRKIRSGSFATTPTVK, from the coding sequence ATGGCAAAGGATGCAGCAGACTCCAAGCCGTTGGGCGTGTGCGAAAGGCTCTTCAATGCCCTCTGCTTCAACGCAGCATTTCGGCCCATCCGTCgcctaactttccacaagcaacccGCCACCGCTGACCACTCCGACTTCGGCATGAACGGCCACAAGACCGATCACAGTCCTGCTACTGCAACGAAGCCAAAACCAGCTAAACTACCAGAACCCGATGCCATCACCCTGCCTCCGTCAGCAAAGCCTGTGCGAGCAGCAACGGCGAAAGAACAGCTTCAGAAGGTTGACCCACCACCTCCAACGACAGATAAGCCTATACCTCTTCCAGTTCCACCTCCTCCCCTTGCCACTACCTACAAACCTGGGAGTACAACAGTGCCAAGAGCTCCAGAGAAAGCAGTGCCCATGCCAGCACCACCGGCAGCAGTGGCTGAACCGCAGCCAGCGCCACCGACTGCAGCGGTGACGAGGACGAAGACCATCAACAACAAGGCCGCAGAGTTTATCCAGAGCTCAAGGAGAAAGATCAGGTCTGGGTCCTTTGCAACGACGCCCACTGTGAAGTGA